A portion of the Streptomyces platensis genome contains these proteins:
- a CDS encoding kelch motif-containing protein, producing the protein MKYRPSRRTRRVAIATAVVLALAGMNGPALYGFASEQYHQYVINKPEYKAKNGHWDVLDVPQKYRINTIHAALLHTGKVLLVAGSGNNAANFKAKSFRTVLWDPEKNTFKNIPTPKDLFCSGHTQLPDGKLLVAGGTQRYEKLNGDVKKAGGLMIIYNEDPDGPKTFPAGTLFTGKENGKTFAAKDPVVVPRAKKVTDRATGKVTVVHSEARVYVEALKDGPSHSTGTQDNYRIHGLTGADARNFYGIAQKLSFDKKDFQGIKDSFEFDPVAERYMPVDPMNEARWYPTLTTLQDGKVLSVSGLDEIGQVVPGKQEIYDPKTKKWRYLPKRRFFPTYPALFLTDQGRIFYTGSNAGYGPDNIGRTPGIWDLKSNKFQVVPGMSDPKILETSMSVLLPPAQEQRYMVLGGGGVGEDPKATDKTRIVDLHAPSPRFKDGPPLYAKARYPSSVILPDDTVLTTNGSGGYRGRSASNVLKAELYDPAANTAREVADPLVGRNYHSGGLLLPDGRVMTFGSDSLYADKDNTKPGVFQQQIDLYTPPYLYGKSRPKLTAGAAKTLKLGQRATYGAPHAAGIKKMRLMRPGSFTHVTNVEQRSIALDFTVTKDGKGVTVTLPKDPSLVPPGWYMLNAVDGEGTPSKAVWVKVAPERQ; encoded by the coding sequence ATGAAGTACCGTCCGAGCCGTCGCACCCGCAGAGTGGCGATAGCAACGGCGGTGGTGCTCGCGCTGGCCGGGATGAACGGGCCGGCTCTCTATGGCTTCGCCTCGGAGCAGTACCACCAGTACGTGATCAACAAGCCGGAGTACAAGGCGAAGAACGGTCACTGGGATGTCCTCGACGTCCCGCAGAAGTACCGCATCAACACCATCCATGCGGCCCTGCTGCACACCGGAAAGGTGCTGCTGGTCGCGGGCTCCGGCAACAACGCGGCGAATTTCAAGGCCAAGTCGTTCCGTACGGTCCTGTGGGATCCGGAGAAGAACACCTTCAAGAACATCCCCACCCCCAAGGACCTCTTCTGCTCCGGGCACACCCAGCTCCCGGACGGCAAGCTGCTGGTGGCCGGCGGTACCCAGCGCTACGAGAAGCTGAACGGCGATGTGAAGAAGGCCGGCGGCCTCATGATCATCTACAACGAGGACCCGGACGGCCCGAAGACGTTCCCGGCCGGCACGCTCTTCACCGGCAAGGAGAACGGCAAGACCTTCGCCGCCAAGGACCCGGTCGTGGTGCCCCGGGCGAAGAAGGTCACCGACCGGGCAACCGGCAAGGTCACCGTCGTGCACAGCGAGGCCCGGGTCTATGTCGAGGCGCTGAAGGACGGCCCGTCGCACTCCACGGGCACCCAGGACAACTACCGCATCCACGGTCTGACCGGCGCGGACGCCCGTAACTTCTACGGCATCGCGCAGAAGCTGTCCTTCGACAAGAAGGACTTCCAGGGGATCAAGGACAGCTTCGAGTTCGACCCGGTGGCCGAGCGCTATATGCCGGTCGACCCGATGAACGAGGCCCGCTGGTACCCGACGCTCACCACGCTTCAGGACGGCAAGGTGCTGTCCGTCTCCGGACTGGACGAGATCGGGCAGGTGGTCCCCGGCAAGCAGGAGATCTACGACCCGAAGACGAAGAAGTGGCGCTATCTGCCCAAGCGGCGCTTCTTCCCGACCTACCCGGCGCTCTTCCTCACCGACCAGGGCCGGATCTTCTACACCGGCTCCAACGCCGGCTACGGCCCCGACAACATCGGCCGCACGCCCGGCATCTGGGACCTGAAGTCCAACAAGTTCCAGGTCGTGCCCGGGATGAGTGACCCGAAGATCCTGGAGACCTCGATGTCGGTGCTGCTGCCGCCGGCCCAGGAACAGCGGTACATGGTGCTGGGCGGCGGCGGGGTCGGCGAGGACCCGAAGGCCACCGACAAGACCCGGATCGTGGATCTGCACGCACCGTCGCCGCGCTTCAAGGACGGTCCGCCGCTGTACGCGAAGGCCCGCTACCCCAGCAGCGTGATCCTTCCGGACGACACCGTGCTGACCACGAACGGCTCCGGTGGCTACCGCGGGCGCAGCGCCTCCAACGTGCTGAAGGCGGAGCTGTACGACCCGGCGGCCAACACCGCCCGGGAGGTGGCCGATCCGCTGGTGGGCCGCAACTACCACTCCGGTGGGCTGCTGCTGCCCGACGGCCGGGTGATGACCTTCGGCTCGGACTCCCTCTACGCCGACAAGGACAACACCAAGCCGGGCGTCTTCCAGCAGCAGATCGACCTCTACACCCCGCCGTACCTCTACGGGAAGTCGCGCCCGAAGCTGACGGCCGGGGCGGCGAAGACGCTCAAGCTCGGCCAGCGCGCGACCTACGGCGCCCCGCACGCCGCCGGCATCAAGAAGATGCGGCTGATGCGGCCCGGCTCGTTCACCCATGTCACCAATGTCGAACAGCGCTCCATCGCGCTGGACTTCACAGTGACGAAGGACGGGAAGGGGGTCACGGTCACCCTGCCGAAGGATCCGTCGCTGGTGCCGCCCGGGTGGTACATGCTCAACGCGGTGGACGGGGAGGGGACTCCGTCGAAGGCGGTGTGGGTGAAGGTCGCGCCCGAGCGGCAGTAG
- a CDS encoding glycosyltransferase family 2 protein — protein sequence MTSPPEGARPQHTYDSSATARLRVPRQHRQRRTPRKPLPRYDYEHYSRLAGPLTQPDPDKPYKVRYRSLLADEPHRIRAALLLGAAPLLSFGLLIWLMQPNHWTERDYPAYEFLPVLDGVMLVAIGLIEFFRCMNVLSNAHATLVARDPIPVIPESGTRVAFLTSFVPGKEPLAMVTKTLEAAVKIRHRGLLHIWLLDEGDDPEVKEVCQRLGVHHFSRKGIPEWNQPKGPHRAKTKHGNYNAWLAAHGDDYDYFASVDTDHVPLPNYLERMLGFFRDPDVGFVIGPQVYGNYDTFVTKAAESQQFLFHALIQRAGNRYGAPMFVGTSNAVRISALKQIGGLYDSITEDMATGFEIHRHRNPQTGKKWRSVYTPDVLAVGEGPTAWTDFFTQQLRWSRGTYETILKQFWKAPFTLPFGRLVNYTMMVIFYPMSALNWILAALSCALFLGLGASGVEIDPTVWMMLYGNASALQIGLYIWNRRHNVSPHEPEGSGGVAGMVMSALSAPIYARSLFDAALRRKSKFVVTPKGDSSSPDTLFGTFRVHLFFLLVFGGSLIASFVLGHSHPAMVIWAVLAMLITAAPIVAWRRSVRDEKRKRSAAGGGSSDASGGGSGAVAGGSDATAGSEGSSATAVGGGSPATAADQAAAPADGRAADPAATTEQTMQIALGGRHT from the coding sequence ATGACGTCGCCACCTGAGGGTGCCCGGCCGCAGCACACGTACGATTCGTCCGCCACCGCGCGCCTGCGGGTGCCACGTCAGCACCGGCAGCGGCGCACCCCGCGCAAGCCGCTGCCGCGCTACGACTACGAGCACTACAGCAGACTCGCCGGGCCGCTCACCCAGCCCGACCCGGACAAGCCGTACAAGGTCCGCTATCGCTCACTGCTCGCCGACGAGCCGCACCGCATCCGGGCCGCGCTGCTGCTCGGTGCCGCGCCGCTGCTCTCGTTCGGGCTGCTGATCTGGCTGATGCAGCCGAACCACTGGACCGAACGCGACTACCCCGCCTACGAGTTTCTGCCGGTGCTGGACGGCGTCATGCTGGTCGCGATCGGGCTGATCGAGTTCTTCCGGTGCATGAACGTGCTGTCCAACGCGCATGCCACCCTCGTCGCCCGCGACCCCATACCCGTCATACCCGAGAGCGGCACCCGCGTCGCCTTCCTGACCTCCTTCGTGCCGGGCAAGGAACCGCTGGCCATGGTCACGAAGACGCTGGAGGCGGCGGTCAAGATCCGTCACCGCGGGCTGCTGCACATCTGGCTGCTGGACGAGGGTGACGACCCCGAGGTCAAAGAGGTCTGCCAACGTCTGGGCGTGCACCACTTCTCCCGTAAGGGCATCCCGGAGTGGAACCAGCCCAAGGGGCCGCACCGCGCCAAGACCAAGCACGGCAACTACAACGCCTGGCTGGCGGCGCACGGCGACGACTACGACTACTTCGCCTCCGTCGACACCGACCATGTCCCGCTGCCCAACTACCTGGAGCGGATGCTGGGCTTCTTCCGCGACCCGGACGTGGGCTTCGTCATCGGCCCCCAGGTGTACGGCAATTACGACACCTTCGTCACCAAGGCCGCCGAGTCCCAGCAGTTCCTCTTCCACGCGCTGATCCAGCGGGCCGGCAACCGCTACGGCGCGCCGATGTTCGTCGGCACCTCCAATGCCGTACGCATCAGCGCGCTCAAGCAGATCGGCGGGCTGTACGACTCGATCACCGAGGACATGGCGACCGGGTTCGAGATCCACCGGCACCGCAATCCGCAGACCGGCAAGAAGTGGCGCTCGGTCTACACCCCGGATGTGCTCGCGGTCGGTGAGGGGCCCACGGCCTGGACGGACTTCTTCACCCAGCAGCTGCGCTGGTCCCGCGGGACGTACGAGACGATCCTCAAGCAGTTCTGGAAGGCGCCGTTCACCCTGCCGTTCGGCCGGCTGGTCAACTACACCATGATGGTGATCTTCTACCCGATGTCGGCGCTGAACTGGATCCTGGCGGCGCTGAGCTGTGCGCTGTTCCTGGGTCTCGGCGCCTCGGGTGTGGAGATCGATCCGACGGTGTGGATGATGCTGTACGGCAATGCCTCGGCGCTCCAGATCGGCCTGTACATCTGGAACCGGCGGCACAATGTCTCCCCCCACGAGCCGGAGGGCTCCGGCGGTGTCGCCGGCATGGTGATGTCCGCGCTGTCCGCGCCGATCTACGCCCGGTCGCTGTTCGATGCGGCACTGCGCCGCAAGAGCAAGTTCGTGGTCACGCCGAAGGGCGACTCGTCCAGCCCGGACACGCTCTTCGGGACGTTCCGGGTGCATCTGTTCTTCCTGCTCGTCTTCGGCGGCTCGCTGATCGCCTCGTTCGTGCTGGGGCACAGCCATCCGGCGATGGTCATCTGGGCCGTCCTCGCGATGCTGATCACCGCAGCGCCGATCGTCGCCTGGCGGCGGAGCGTACGCGACGAGAAGCGGAAGCGGAGTGCGGCCGGCGGCGGCAGCTCCGATGCTTCGGGGGGCGGCTCCGGTGCCGTGGCCGGCGGCTCCGATGCCACGGCCGGGAGCGAGGGTTCTTCCGCGACGGCCGTCGGCGGGGGCTCGCCCGCGACGGCCGCTGACCAAGCCGCCGCTCCGGCCGACGGCCGTGCCGCCGACCCGGCCGCCACCACTGAACAGACCATGCAGATCGCCCTTGGGGGACGTCACACATGA
- a CDS encoding glycoside hydrolase family 6 protein, with the protein MYGNLRRMAGVGSPGGSRDGRRRSAPAGATPSRAVVGALALLLLAGCSDSDSDGSVPDRPGQRPKSVAPFWVNPDSKAARQVSAYGKDGKSGDARLVNKIATQPVAEWIGVDDPQGEARGFTEAAAKADREALLVLYNIPHRDCGSYSKGGAADGNAYRAWLDGVLKGIGNRATTVILEPDALPHIADKCTPQQFHEERYALLTEAVGKLKALPRTKVYLDAGNPHWIKDPGRMVEPLKRAGIDRADGFALNISNYQTTAENTKYGKKLSAMVGGKRFVIDTSRNGNGPAPGGDDPENWCNPPGRALGAAPTTKTDDPQIAAYLWIKRPGESDGTCKGGPKAGTWWPKYALGLAHGAK; encoded by the coding sequence ATGTACGGCAATCTGCGACGGATGGCCGGGGTCGGTTCGCCGGGCGGATCCCGCGACGGCCGGCGGCGCTCCGCGCCTGCCGGTGCGACGCCGTCGAGGGCGGTGGTGGGGGCACTGGCTCTGCTGCTGCTCGCCGGCTGCTCCGACAGCGACAGCGACGGCAGCGTGCCGGACAGACCCGGCCAACGCCCCAAGTCCGTCGCCCCGTTCTGGGTCAACCCGGACAGCAAGGCGGCCCGCCAGGTGTCCGCGTACGGCAAGGACGGCAAGTCCGGCGACGCCCGCCTGGTCAACAAGATCGCGACGCAGCCGGTCGCCGAATGGATAGGCGTCGACGACCCGCAGGGCGAGGCCCGCGGCTTCACCGAGGCGGCCGCCAAGGCCGACCGTGAGGCGCTGCTGGTGCTCTACAACATCCCGCACCGCGACTGCGGCAGCTACTCCAAGGGCGGCGCCGCCGACGGCAACGCGTACCGCGCCTGGCTGGACGGCGTGCTCAAGGGCATCGGCAACCGCGCCACCACCGTCATCCTGGAGCCCGACGCCCTGCCGCACATCGCGGACAAGTGCACCCCGCAGCAGTTCCACGAGGAGCGCTACGCCCTGCTGACGGAGGCGGTCGGCAAGCTCAAGGCGCTGCCGCGCACCAAGGTCTATCTGGATGCCGGCAACCCCCACTGGATCAAGGACCCGGGCCGGATGGTCGAGCCGCTCAAGCGGGCCGGTATCGACCGTGCCGACGGCTTCGCGCTGAACATCTCCAACTACCAGACCACCGCGGAGAACACGAAGTACGGCAAGAAGCTGTCCGCCATGGTCGGCGGCAAGCGCTTCGTCATCGACACCAGCCGTAACGGCAACGGCCCGGCACCGGGCGGCGACGACCCGGAAAACTGGTGCAACCCGCCCGGCCGCGCCCTGGGCGCGGCACCCACCACCAAGACCGACGACCCCCAGATAGCCGCCTACCTGTGGATCAAGCGTCCCGGCGAGTCCGACGGCACCTGCAAGGGCGGCCCCAAGGCGGGCACCTGGTGGCCCAAGTACGCCCTCGGCCTGGCCCACGGCGCGAAGTAA
- a CDS encoding sortase domain-bontaining protein, with the protein MSADEEGRASAVGVTARPGVSGPDGNADGTRTVAAAPRGPGASRASGTPGTRKALNSLALPGAHAFPGPGPDAVAGPGAVTGRGSGAHTGTGPGPGPASTHRPGRLLGGVAWAVLLLGLWLWGRDLADEVAAQLATTGDVAAAGRPLGRQAPPHAHAPVPAATTARPVGITIDALGVREAGITERGLDGDGLLAPPPYTSPQPVGWYAEGPQPGEAGAALLVARTDAGGPEDGRRGIHAPDAQRAGFHRLSQLKPGEQVDIQRADGSTARFTIEDVQLYDRHRFDPRRAYAAHDRGRSELRLITEDISRTAAHGRQDGGESTHVIVVVSAYLTSYQEHRAP; encoded by the coding sequence ATGAGCGCTGACGAGGAGGGGCGGGCGAGTGCGGTCGGGGTGACCGCCAGACCCGGCGTATCCGGCCCGGACGGCAACGCGGACGGCACGAGAACCGTGGCAGCCGCGCCCAGAGGGCCGGGAGCCTCCCGCGCCTCCGGCACCCCTGGCACCCGTAAGGCGCTCAACTCCCTTGCCCTACCGGGCGCCCATGCCTTCCCCGGCCCCGGCCCAGATGCGGTTGCGGGCCCCGGCGCCGTTACGGGCAGGGGCTCCGGCGCCCATACGGGCACGGGCCCCGGCCCGGGCCCCGCCTCCACCCACCGCCCCGGGCGGCTGCTCGGCGGTGTGGCCTGGGCGGTGTTGCTGCTGGGGCTGTGGTTGTGGGGCCGGGATCTGGCGGACGAGGTGGCCGCGCAGCTCGCCACGACCGGTGATGTTGCCGCCGCCGGACGCCCGTTGGGCCGGCAGGCGCCTCCGCATGCGCACGCCCCGGTACCTGCCGCAACCACCGCACGGCCCGTCGGGATCACCATCGACGCGCTCGGCGTACGGGAGGCCGGCATCACCGAACGGGGCCTCGACGGCGACGGCCTCCTCGCCCCGCCCCCGTACACCTCCCCGCAGCCCGTCGGCTGGTACGCCGAAGGGCCGCAACCGGGCGAGGCGGGCGCGGCGCTGCTCGTGGCCCGTACGGACGCCGGAGGCCCGGAAGACGGCCGCCGGGGCATCCACGCCCCTGACGCCCAACGGGCCGGTTTCCACCGCCTGTCCCAGCTCAAGCCGGGGGAGCAGGTGGACATCCAGCGCGCCGACGGCAGCACCGCACGCTTCACCATCGAGGACGTCCAGCTCTACGACCGCCACCGCTTCGACCCGCGCCGGGCCTACGCCGCCCACGACCGCGGCCGCTCCGAACTCCGCCTGATCACCGAGGACATCAGCCGCACCGCCGCCCACGGCCGGCAGGACGGCGGCGAGTCGACCCACGTGATCGTGGTGGTCTCCGCCTACCTGACGTCCTACCAGGAGCATCGCGCACCTTAG
- a CDS encoding ROK family transcriptional regulator: protein MSSDDISPAGRAGRPGAGGKQGADGGPGITGGPAVTGAPGTPASPAATGNPGANLPALRGHNAALVLGLLRAAGEQGLSRLELAARTGLTPQAVSKITARLRAEGLAVEAGRRASTGGKPATVLRLVPGARHAVGLHLDRDELIAVLADLTGAAVAVRRAPLAFEAGAGPVLDTAAREVAALRAEAGGPPVLGAGVACPGPLDHTTGVLHRVTGVPRWDGFPLRGALAERLGLPVVLDKDTNAAALGLAQGMPAGAGSFGYLHLGTGLGAGLVLGGSLYRGPRTGAGEFGHQTVQWDGPRCGCGRRGCIEALCLAAVARGDLPGAAEVLGAGAANLVELLDIDRVLLGGRTVLENPDGFRSGVAGALDAQARARGRTAVPVALARGGAQVVADGAAELVLAPLFGGGSALRGGAGPVVAGQETRSG, encoded by the coding sequence GTGAGCAGCGATGACATCTCCCCGGCGGGGCGCGCCGGACGTCCGGGCGCGGGCGGGAAGCAGGGCGCCGACGGAGGGCCGGGTATCACCGGAGGCCCGGCCGTCACTGGGGCCCCGGGCACCCCCGCAAGTCCGGCCGCCACCGGAAATCCCGGCGCCAACCTCCCCGCGCTGCGTGGCCACAATGCCGCGCTGGTGCTCGGGCTGCTCCGGGCGGCCGGTGAGCAGGGGCTCAGCCGGCTGGAGCTCGCCGCGCGGACCGGGCTGACTCCCCAGGCCGTCAGCAAGATCACCGCGCGGCTGCGGGCCGAGGGGCTGGCCGTCGAGGCGGGGCGCCGCGCCTCCACGGGCGGGAAGCCCGCCACCGTCCTGCGGCTGGTGCCCGGCGCCCGGCACGCCGTCGGACTGCACCTGGACCGCGATGAGCTCATCGCCGTACTCGCCGATCTCACCGGTGCCGCCGTCGCCGTACGCCGCGCCCCGCTCGCCTTCGAGGCGGGCGCCGGGCCGGTGCTCGACACCGCCGCGCGGGAGGTCGCGGCGCTGCGCGCGGAGGCCGGCGGGCCGCCGGTGCTGGGCGCCGGGGTGGCCTGCCCGGGGCCGCTGGACCACACCACCGGAGTTCTGCACCGGGTCACCGGCGTGCCCCGGTGGGACGGCTTCCCGCTGCGGGGCGCGCTCGCCGAACGCCTCGGCCTGCCCGTCGTCCTCGACAAGGACACCAACGCGGCCGCACTCGGCCTGGCCCAGGGGATGCCGGCCGGCGCCGGCTCGTTCGGCTATCTGCATCTGGGCACCGGCCTGGGCGCGGGGCTCGTCCTGGGCGGCAGCCTCTACCGCGGCCCGCGTACCGGCGCCGGGGAGTTCGGGCACCAGACCGTGCAGTGGGACGGGCCGCGCTGCGGCTGCGGACGGCGCGGCTGCATCGAGGCGCTGTGCCTGGCGGCGGTGGCCCGCGGCGATCTGCCGGGCGCGGCCGAGGTGTTGGGGGCCGGCGCCGCCAACCTCGTCGAGCTGCTGGACATCGACCGGGTGCTGCTCGGCGGGCGCACCGTACTGGAGAACCCCGACGGGTTCCGGTCCGGCGTGGCCGGGGCCCTCGACGCCCAGGCCCGCGCCCGCGGCCGGACCGCGGTCCCGGTGGCGCTCGCCCGGGGCGGCGCCCAGGTGGTCGCGGACGGGGCGGCGGAGCTGGTGCTGGCACCGCTGTTCGGGGGCGGCTCCGCACTGCGCGGGGGTGCCGGGCCCGTCGTCGCCGGGCAGGAGACGCGCTCCGGGTGA
- a CDS encoding HAD-IIA family hydrolase has translation MAERKPIESWLTDMDGVLMHEGIPVPGAEAFIKRLRESGKPFLVLTNNSIYTPRDLHARLNRIGLDVPWESIWTSALATAQFLDDQRPGGTAYVIGEAGLTTALHDIGYVLTDHSPDYVVLGETRTYSFEALTKAIRLINDGARFIATNPDETGPSPQGALPATGSVAALITKATGIDPYFVGKPNPLMMRHGLNVIGAHSETSAMIGDRMDTDVLAGLEAGMETFLVLTGLTRPEEVDRHPFRPSRVVDSIADLIDLV, from the coding sequence GTGGCAGAGCGCAAGCCGATCGAGTCATGGCTCACCGACATGGACGGCGTCCTGATGCACGAGGGCATTCCGGTTCCCGGGGCGGAGGCCTTCATCAAGCGGCTGCGCGAATCGGGCAAACCCTTCCTCGTCCTGACCAACAACTCCATCTACACTCCGCGTGATCTGCACGCCCGGCTGAACCGCATCGGCCTGGACGTCCCGTGGGAGTCCATCTGGACCTCCGCGCTGGCCACCGCCCAGTTCCTGGACGACCAGCGGCCCGGCGGCACCGCCTACGTCATCGGCGAGGCGGGCCTGACCACCGCCCTGCACGACATCGGCTACGTGCTGACCGACCACTCCCCGGATTACGTGGTCCTCGGCGAGACCCGCACCTACAGCTTCGAGGCCCTGACGAAGGCGATCCGGCTGATCAACGACGGCGCCCGGTTCATCGCCACCAACCCCGACGAGACCGGCCCCTCCCCGCAGGGCGCACTGCCCGCTACCGGGTCGGTGGCCGCGCTGATCACCAAGGCGACGGGCATCGACCCGTACTTCGTCGGCAAGCCCAACCCGCTGATGATGCGGCACGGACTGAACGTCATCGGCGCCCATTCCGAGACCTCCGCCATGATCGGCGACCGGATGGACACCGATGTGCTGGCCGGCCTGGAGGCGGGCATGGAGACCTTCCTCGTCCTGACCGGCCTCACCCGCCCCGAGGAAGTCGACCGGCACCCGTTCCGGCCCTCCCGTGTGGTGGACTCGATCGCTGATCTCATCGACTTGGTGTGA